In Gemmatimonadota bacterium, the following are encoded in one genomic region:
- a CDS encoding low molecular weight protein-tyrosine-phosphatase, giving the protein MARPTSVLFVCLGNICRSPLAEGVFRHLVAERGLAEEFDIDSAGTGGWHVGEPADPRSQQVAEAHGIELTCRARRLDADDLERFEWILAMDRENLGAIRRLAAEADAAGARLHLLREFDPEAGTDLEVPDPYYGGEDGFETVYAMVHRACVGLLDELQAS; this is encoded by the coding sequence GTGGCGCGACCGACCTCGGTGCTGTTCGTCTGCCTCGGCAACATCTGTCGCTCGCCGCTGGCGGAAGGAGTCTTCCGTCACCTGGTGGCCGAACGCGGGCTGGCGGAGGAGTTCGACATCGACTCGGCCGGCACCGGAGGCTGGCACGTGGGGGAGCCCGCCGACCCGCGGTCGCAGCAGGTGGCGGAGGCGCACGGCATCGAGCTCACCTGCCGGGCCCGGCGCCTGGACGCCGACGACCTCGAGCGCTTCGAGTGGATCCTCGCCATGGACCGCGAGAACCTCGGCGCCATCCGGCGCCTCGCCGCGGAGGCGGACGCGGCGGGGGCCCGCCTGCATCTGCTCCGGGAGTTCGATCCCGAGGCCGGCACGGACCTGGAGGTGCCGGACCCGTACTACGGCGGCGAGGACGGCTTCGAGACCGTCTACGCCATGGTGCACCGGGCCTGCGTGGGGCTCCTCGACGAGCTGCAGGCGTCGTGA
- a CDS encoding fructosamine kinase family protein, which produces MTALPRTLLDALEARLGFTVADHRPIGGGCINDAHVLVAPGGEEVFLKWNAHLPPDAFATEADGLHALRARARGVRVPAPLGWSEPDAGGPGWLALEHVAAGRPGPRFADLLAEGLASLHAPTGEPSGWTQDNWIGALPQANTPAPWPRFWRERRLAAQLARAGAQGRLDPERAPWPRVLDRVEVLLEEAPEPGLLHGDLWSGNVYADGEGVPVLVDPACYRGDGAVDLAMAALFGGFPAPLFERYAACTGRAPASPALEAAYQLYPLLVHVNLFGGSYVRAALRTAGRVLDEG; this is translated from the coding sequence GTGACCGCCCTCCCGAGGACGCTGCTGGACGCCCTGGAGGCGCGCCTCGGGTTCACGGTGGCCGATCATCGCCCCATCGGTGGGGGGTGCATCAACGACGCCCACGTCCTCGTGGCCCCCGGTGGCGAGGAGGTCTTCCTCAAGTGGAACGCCCACCTTCCTCCCGACGCCTTCGCGACCGAGGCGGACGGCCTCCACGCGCTCCGCGCCCGGGCCCGTGGTGTCCGGGTGCCCGCGCCTCTGGGCTGGTCGGAGCCGGACGCGGGCGGCCCGGGCTGGCTGGCGCTGGAGCACGTCGCGGCCGGTCGGCCCGGCCCGCGCTTCGCCGACCTCCTGGCCGAGGGTCTGGCGTCCCTGCACGCCCCGACCGGGGAACCGAGCGGGTGGACACAGGACAACTGGATCGGCGCGCTCCCCCAGGCGAACACGCCCGCGCCCTGGCCCCGGTTCTGGAGGGAGCGCCGCCTCGCCGCCCAGCTCGCGCGCGCGGGCGCGCAGGGTCGGCTCGATCCGGAGCGCGCCCCCTGGCCCCGGGTGCTGGACCGGGTGGAGGTCCTGCTGGAGGAGGCTCCCGAGCCGGGGCTGCTGCACGGCGACCTGTGGTCCGGGAACGTGTACGCGGACGGGGAGGGCGTGCCGGTGCTGGTGGACCCGGCCTGCTACCGGGGGGACGGCGCGGTCGACCTCGCCATGGCGGCCCTCTTCGGGGGCTTCCCCGCCCCCCTGTTCGAGCGCTACGCGGCGTGTACGGGACGCGCCCCGGCCTCTCCCGCGCTGGAGGCGGCCTACCAGCTCTACCCGCTGCTGGTGCACGTCAACCTGTTCGGGGGCAGCTACGTGCGGGCGGCCCTGCGGACCGCCGGTCGCGTGCTGGACGAGGGTTGA
- a CDS encoding pyridoxal phosphate-dependent aminotransferase, whose translation MRFSSNIAQLRPSATIAVSTLAKRLKAEGRDIIDLSAGEPDFDTPDWIAEAGVQAIRDGHTRYTPAAGIPELRRAIAAYHSAEAGRSLDAEGVVVGAGAKQPLFNACFTLFGPGDEVLVAEPYWTSYPEMVTLARATPVPVRGSEARDLKLTPEDLERVRTPATRGLLFSSPSNPSGAVYTLDELAAVADWARAHDVVLLADEIYQRIYFGEADRAPGLLALDAGTLGPHVIFNGASKAVAMTGWRIGYSLSDVDVARQITAFQSHTTSNAASPSQYAALAAYSDPPRMNAAVADMGVAFRRRRDLVVARMAERLPAIPYVRPEGAFYLYFRVDGVFGDRFTSASDVCTAVLEEVGVALVPGEAFGDPNYARMSYATSDAVLEEAIDRMARVLGPALAAVR comes from the coding sequence GTGCGCTTCAGCAGCAACATCGCCCAGCTCCGTCCGTCGGCCACCATCGCCGTCAGCACGCTCGCCAAGCGGCTGAAGGCCGAGGGCCGCGACATCATCGACCTGAGCGCCGGGGAGCCGGATTTCGACACGCCGGACTGGATCGCGGAGGCGGGCGTCCAGGCCATCCGGGACGGCCACACCCGCTACACCCCGGCGGCCGGGATCCCCGAGCTGAGGCGGGCCATCGCGGCGTACCATTCGGCGGAGGCCGGCCGGTCCCTGGATGCGGAGGGGGTGGTCGTGGGCGCCGGCGCCAAACAGCCGCTGTTCAACGCCTGCTTCACGCTGTTCGGTCCCGGAGACGAGGTCCTGGTGGCCGAGCCCTACTGGACCAGCTATCCCGAGATGGTGACGCTCGCGCGCGCCACCCCCGTGCCGGTGCGCGGGAGCGAGGCCCGCGATCTGAAGCTCACCCCGGAGGACCTGGAGCGGGTGCGCACGCCGGCCACCCGGGGCCTTCTGTTCAGCTCGCCTTCCAACCCCAGCGGTGCCGTCTACACGCTGGATGAGCTGGCGGCCGTGGCGGACTGGGCGCGCGCCCACGACGTCGTCTTGCTGGCCGACGAGATCTACCAGCGCATCTACTTCGGCGAGGCCGACCGCGCGCCCGGCCTGCTGGCGCTCGACGCGGGGACGCTCGGTCCGCACGTGATCTTCAACGGCGCCTCCAAGGCCGTGGCCATGACGGGGTGGCGGATCGGCTATTCGCTCTCGGACGTGGACGTGGCCCGCCAGATCACCGCGTTCCAGAGCCACACGACGTCCAACGCCGCCTCGCCGAGCCAGTACGCGGCGCTGGCCGCCTACAGCGACCCGCCGCGCATGAACGCCGCCGTGGCCGACATGGGCGTCGCCTTCCGGCGGCGTCGCGACCTCGTCGTGGCGCGCATGGCCGAACGGTTGCCGGCCATCCCCTATGTGCGTCCGGAAGGGGCGTTCTATCTGTACTTCCGCGTAGACGGCGTGTTCGGGGACCGCTTCACCAGCGCGTCCGACGTGTGCACGGCGGTGCTGGAGGAGGTCGGCGTGGCCCTCGTGCCCGGCGAAGCGTTCGGGGATCCGAACTACGCGCGCATGAGCTACGCGACCTCGGACGCCGTGCTGGAGGAGGCCATCGACCGGATGGCGCGTGTGCTCGGGCCGGCCCTGGCCGCGGTGCGCTGA
- a CDS encoding DsbA family protein: MPRPIRLYFDYVDPLAWPAERLAREVEGRGLSVERAPLELRPPPAPPLDPADPALVARREEAAARNPGDAGPEPARVPWTRKAHELGMLAREKGAFPRVHTALLTAHLSRALDIGRVDVLVQIATEEGLDATESKAVLDVDRHTEAVERIREHAFELGVRGVPTFVVGTRIFEGLPDPDALERAATEE, translated from the coding sequence GTGCCCCGACCCATCCGCCTCTACTTCGACTACGTCGACCCCCTCGCCTGGCCCGCCGAACGGCTGGCGCGCGAGGTGGAGGGGCGGGGCCTGTCCGTGGAACGCGCCCCCCTCGAGCTCCGGCCTCCACCCGCCCCTCCGCTGGACCCGGCGGATCCGGCGCTCGTGGCGCGGCGCGAGGAGGCGGCGGCGCGCAACCCAGGCGACGCGGGACCCGAACCGGCCCGGGTCCCCTGGACCCGCAAGGCGCACGAGCTGGGGATGCTGGCCCGGGAGAAGGGCGCGTTCCCCAGGGTTCACACCGCCTTGCTGACCGCCCATCTTTCTCGGGCTCTGGACATCGGGCGTGTGGACGTCCTGGTCCAGATCGCCACGGAGGAGGGGCTCGACGCCACGGAGTCCAAGGCGGTCCTGGACGTGGACCGCCACACCGAGGCCGTCGAACGGATCCGCGAGCACGCGTTCGAGCTGGGCGTGCGGGGCGTGCCCACCTTCGTGGTCGGGACGCGGATCTTCGAAGGTCTGCCCGATCCGGATGCGCTCGAACGCGCCGCCACCGAGGAGTGA
- a CDS encoding DbpA RNA binding domain-containing protein: MDAFETLGLAAELVEALAGEGFEAPTPIQASAIPVLRRGGSVVLEAGPGAGTLLTYGAALLDRVEGGERQSVLVACPTDEDADALARSLARFAEVRGSSVAALGGHWSTPTSASVLFGSVDRLVDLLRLSELELENVQALVVERCDVVVDRGALAGVTLLAEALPGVQKVFLGLPVPEEVEALARRTSDKPVHIPPRSVEETQERTAPRGSLQYRIVAGRRIEHLLQIVHERVERAGREHVAVHFRTEDQAADVGDEIAVHGFPVGAVGDVDAVVWLCPPGSPPVERREDPLTVVGFEPPVSTAELVAAHAEHPDSIVLIEARELPHLRALATRSGYELRALPTRPSERRQRDLLTLEQRLGARLAQPGLAPYVLLAERLGRSHDPVEVAAAALALALEAPAAPVAPLDGAPVAAAAPAQVSWAKLFLSIGERDGVGPGDLLGAVTGETGISGSQVGKIDIHDSYTLLEIQTAQAEKVVRALNGTTIRGRSVRVDFDRGQKKSKPRGGPPRSGGRGRGPARGPGGRTPRPGPDT; the protein is encoded by the coding sequence ATGGACGCCTTCGAGACGTTGGGGCTCGCCGCCGAGCTGGTGGAGGCGCTGGCCGGTGAGGGCTTCGAGGCCCCCACACCCATCCAGGCGAGCGCCATCCCGGTCCTGCGCCGGGGAGGAAGCGTCGTCCTGGAGGCGGGCCCGGGTGCGGGTACGCTGCTGACCTACGGAGCGGCGTTGCTGGACCGGGTGGAGGGTGGGGAGCGCCAGAGCGTGCTCGTGGCCTGCCCCACCGACGAGGATGCCGACGCGCTGGCCCGCTCCCTGGCGCGGTTCGCCGAGGTCCGCGGCTCCAGTGTCGCCGCGCTGGGCGGGCACTGGTCCACACCCACCTCGGCTTCCGTCCTCTTCGGCAGCGTCGACCGGCTCGTCGACCTGCTGCGGCTGTCCGAGCTCGAGCTGGAGAACGTCCAGGCCCTGGTGGTGGAGCGCTGCGACGTCGTGGTCGATCGCGGCGCCCTCGCGGGCGTCACGCTGCTCGCCGAAGCCCTGCCGGGTGTGCAGAAGGTCTTCCTCGGGCTCCCCGTCCCGGAAGAGGTCGAGGCGCTGGCGCGCCGCACCTCGGACAAGCCCGTCCACATCCCGCCGCGCTCGGTCGAGGAGACGCAGGAGCGCACGGCGCCGCGCGGATCGCTGCAATACCGGATCGTGGCCGGCCGACGCATCGAGCACCTGCTCCAGATCGTGCACGAGCGGGTGGAGCGGGCCGGCCGGGAGCACGTGGCGGTCCACTTCCGGACGGAGGACCAGGCCGCCGACGTGGGGGACGAGATCGCCGTGCACGGCTTCCCGGTGGGAGCCGTGGGCGACGTCGACGCCGTGGTCTGGTTGTGCCCGCCCGGCAGCCCCCCGGTCGAGCGCCGGGAGGATCCGCTGACGGTCGTGGGCTTCGAGCCGCCCGTCTCGACGGCCGAGCTGGTGGCCGCCCACGCGGAGCATCCCGACTCGATCGTGCTGATCGAGGCGCGCGAGCTCCCGCACCTGCGGGCGCTCGCGACGCGCAGCGGCTACGAGCTGCGGGCCCTCCCCACGCGACCCTCGGAGCGCCGCCAGCGCGATCTGCTGACCCTCGAGCAGCGCCTGGGCGCGCGGCTGGCGCAGCCCGGGCTTGCCCCCTACGTGCTCCTCGCCGAGCGCCTGGGGCGGAGCCACGACCCGGTGGAGGTCGCGGCGGCGGCGCTGGCCCTGGCCCTGGAGGCCCCCGCCGCACCGGTCGCTCCGTTGGACGGCGCTCCGGTGGCTGCCGCAGCGCCCGCCCAGGTGAGCTGGGCCAAGCTGTTCCTGTCCATCGGAGAGCGGGACGGCGTGGGTCCTGGCGATCTCCTGGGTGCGGTCACGGGCGAGACCGGGATCTCGGGCTCACAGGTGGGCAAGATCGACATCCACGACTCCTACACGCTCCTGGAGATCCAGACGGCGCAGGCGGAGAAGGTCGTCCGCGCCCTCAACGGCACGACGATCCGTGGACGCAGCGTACGCGTGGACTTCGACCGGGGACAGAAGAAGTCCAAGCCGCGCGGCGGTCCGCCGCGCAGCGGCGGCCGGGGGCGCGGACCCGCCCGCGGGCCCGGGGGACGCACGCCGCGCCCCGGTCCCGACACCTGA
- a CDS encoding HU family DNA-binding protein — protein sequence MNKSDLVDELADRTGMTKADAGRAIDAVFGTDGIISKALREDKKVQITGFGTFESRARKARTGRNPRTGETIKITASKSPAFRAGKGLKDAIN from the coding sequence ATGAACAAGTCCGACCTCGTGGACGAGCTCGCGGATCGCACCGGGATGACCAAGGCGGATGCCGGTCGCGCGATCGACGCGGTGTTCGGCACGGACGGCATCATTTCGAAGGCCCTCCGTGAAGACAAGAAGGTCCAGATCACGGGGTTCGGCACGTTCGAGTCGCGCGCCCGCAAGGCGCGCACGGGGCGCAATCCGCGCACCGGCGAGACCATCAAGATCACGGCCTCCAAGAGCCCGGCCTTCCGCGCCGGCAAGGGTCTGAAGGACGCGATCAACTAA
- a CDS encoding potassium channel protein codes for MLRLFLQRTLITVLYGVLLLVLGTLGYVILEGASPNDALWMTVITVTAVGYDEVVELSAAGRIFSTILLVLGITGMGLWFALLTSSIVELDLQETLKKRRMSKTLASLSDHIVVAGAGRTGRRVITELLAGRHPFVVIDRNADHLRILREDHPELLAVEGDATQDHTLEAAGIRRARGLIASLSADTDNVYVCLSARALNSDLQIVARAYEDESAEKLLRAGADHVVSPNVSGALQMAGFMLRPSVVSFLDVVMRSPDTFLRMEQATIASASPLAGQTLVEARIRQETGLMVIAIRKAGADGHGYIFNPAAETRLEAGDEIIVLGTPEQVEGLRAYART; via the coding sequence TTGCTCCGCCTGTTCCTGCAGCGAACCCTCATCACGGTGCTCTACGGAGTGCTGCTGCTGGTCCTGGGCACGCTGGGGTACGTCATCCTGGAAGGAGCGTCCCCGAACGACGCGCTGTGGATGACGGTGATCACCGTCACCGCGGTCGGCTACGACGAGGTCGTCGAGCTCTCCGCCGCGGGCCGCATCTTCAGCACCATCCTGCTGGTGCTGGGCATCACCGGGATGGGGTTGTGGTTCGCGCTGCTCACCTCCTCCATCGTCGAGCTCGACCTCCAGGAAACCCTGAAGAAGAGGCGCATGTCCAAGACGCTCGCATCCCTCTCGGACCACATCGTGGTGGCGGGGGCCGGTCGGACCGGCCGCCGGGTCATCACGGAGCTCCTCGCCGGACGCCATCCGTTCGTCGTGATCGACCGCAATGCGGATCACCTGCGCATCCTGCGCGAAGACCATCCGGAGCTGCTGGCGGTCGAGGGGGACGCGACCCAGGACCACACGCTGGAGGCGGCGGGGATCCGGCGCGCCCGGGGACTGATCGCCAGCTTGAGCGCGGATACCGACAACGTCTACGTCTGTCTGTCGGCTCGAGCCCTGAACAGTGACCTGCAGATCGTGGCGCGGGCCTACGAGGACGAGAGCGCGGAGAAGCTGTTGCGGGCCGGCGCCGACCACGTCGTCAGCCCCAATGTGAGCGGCGCGCTCCAGATGGCGGGCTTCATGCTGCGGCCCTCCGTGGTGTCCTTCCTCGACGTGGTGATGCGCTCCCCGGACACATTCCTGCGGATGGAACAGGCCACCATCGCCAGCGCGTCACCCCTCGCCGGGCAGACCCTGGTGGAAGCGCGGATCCGGCAGGAGACGGGCTTGATGGTCATCGCCATCCGCAAAGCCGGCGCGGACGGTCACGGCTACATCTTCAACCCGGCCGCGGAGACCCGCCTGGAGGCGGGAGACGAGATCATCGTGCTGGGCACGCCGGAGCAGGTGGAGGGACTGCGCGCGTACGCGCGCACCTGA
- a CDS encoding DUF5916 domain-containing protein, giving the protein MTAAMIQTAVLALAPLVTPLPHDSVSLYRGTEGELRVDAPYVEAPTISLDGRIGEEEWAGAALLTGFTQYDPVEGIPATQRTEALVLVSDDALYLAVRAWDDDPAGIRASIAPRDNVVRRDDHIRLTLDTFNDRRRAYVFVVNPLGVQQDGVWTEGGGGGRGGGFGPPVDYNPNFIWSSEGRVEEWGWQVELRIPYKSLRFPAADVQSWGLQVMRRIERFGYEESWAPISQNQTNQLTQSGELANLRGLDPGLFLEMNPVVTGSRLGEADSLGAFSRTDPSGEFGLNATYGLTSNLTLDATYNPDFSQVEADAGQIAVNERFALFFPERRPFFLEGTDIFQMPRQLVYTRSIVDPIGGAKVTGKIGNLAVGYLGAYDEVTASESNDYARVHLVRARQDVGGSSSVGALLTDRTESGDIFNRLAAVDGRFIIGGRYTLTMLGAASRTQREDDPSAEGGLLWGARLERSGREFSYNASIEDADADFVAASGFIRRVGVTEVRGRVAWNWYGQPGATIERFGPSLQVNGVWDHDTFWEGGGWEENEVELGASLSFLGNTSIFANYQRNGFQPPADRYEGFRVVTGIRPEDRLPYLPSGSTFSGLDQFRLNLFVGRWQLVRGRIGGTWQETPIFARGIPVEPATSWSSDSNLSIYPSPSLSIELNYRYSALYRRSSGERYSTATVQRLRAQYQLTKALFVRGIAERSHASVRDVLDASGRGLEFCDDDGCDALTGGTGDGLYLESLLSYEPSPGTVFFLGYSRSYDDEVVPGVRDLRPRADGIFMKISYRFRF; this is encoded by the coding sequence ATGACCGCCGCGATGATCCAGACCGCCGTGCTGGCGCTCGCTCCGCTCGTCACACCTCTCCCGCACGATTCCGTGTCCCTCTACCGCGGTACCGAGGGGGAGTTGCGCGTGGACGCCCCCTACGTCGAAGCGCCCACGATCTCGCTGGACGGGCGCATCGGCGAGGAGGAATGGGCGGGCGCCGCCCTGCTCACGGGCTTCACCCAGTACGATCCCGTGGAGGGCATCCCGGCCACACAGCGCACCGAGGCGCTGGTCCTGGTCTCGGACGACGCGCTGTACCTCGCGGTGCGCGCCTGGGACGACGATCCCGCCGGCATCCGTGCCTCGATCGCCCCCCGGGACAACGTCGTTCGCCGGGACGACCACATCCGGCTCACACTGGACACCTTCAACGACCGGCGGCGCGCCTACGTGTTCGTCGTCAATCCGTTGGGGGTCCAACAGGACGGGGTGTGGACCGAAGGCGGCGGTGGAGGTCGGGGCGGGGGCTTCGGGCCCCCCGTGGACTACAACCCCAACTTCATCTGGTCCTCCGAAGGCCGGGTGGAGGAATGGGGCTGGCAGGTGGAGCTGCGGATCCCGTACAAGAGCCTGCGCTTCCCGGCGGCCGACGTGCAGAGCTGGGGACTGCAGGTGATGCGTCGGATCGAGCGCTTCGGGTACGAGGAGTCCTGGGCCCCCATCTCCCAGAACCAGACGAACCAGCTCACCCAGTCCGGGGAGCTGGCCAACCTGCGAGGCCTCGATCCCGGGCTCTTCCTCGAGATGAACCCGGTGGTGACCGGCTCGCGCCTGGGCGAGGCCGACTCGCTGGGCGCCTTCAGCCGGACAGATCCGAGCGGGGAGTTCGGGTTGAACGCGACGTACGGGCTCACGTCGAACCTGACGCTCGACGCGACCTACAATCCCGACTTCAGCCAGGTGGAGGCCGACGCCGGGCAGATCGCCGTCAACGAACGCTTCGCGCTGTTCTTTCCCGAGCGCCGGCCCTTCTTCCTGGAAGGCACGGATATCTTCCAGATGCCGCGTCAGCTCGTCTACACGCGTTCGATCGTCGATCCGATCGGGGGCGCGAAGGTGACGGGGAAGATCGGGAACCTGGCCGTGGGCTACCTGGGCGCCTACGACGAGGTCACGGCGAGCGAGTCCAACGACTACGCCCGCGTGCATCTCGTGCGCGCGCGGCAGGACGTCGGCGGCAGCTCGAGCGTGGGGGCTCTCCTGACCGATCGCACGGAGTCCGGGGATATCTTCAACCGATTGGCCGCCGTCGACGGACGCTTCATCATCGGCGGTCGCTATACCCTGACGATGCTCGGTGCGGCCAGCCGCACGCAGCGTGAGGACGACCCCTCCGCGGAAGGCGGGCTGCTGTGGGGTGCTCGGCTGGAGCGGAGCGGCCGCGAATTCTCCTACAACGCCTCCATCGAGGATGCGGACGCGGACTTCGTCGCCGCCTCGGGCTTCATCCGCCGCGTCGGTGTGACCGAGGTCCGTGGGCGCGTGGCCTGGAACTGGTACGGGCAACCCGGAGCCACCATCGAGCGGTTCGGGCCCTCCCTGCAGGTCAACGGCGTCTGGGACCACGACACCTTCTGGGAGGGAGGCGGTTGGGAGGAGAACGAGGTGGAGCTCGGTGCCAGCCTCTCGTTCCTCGGCAACACGAGCATCTTCGCCAACTACCAGCGCAACGGCTTCCAGCCGCCCGCCGACCGCTACGAGGGGTTCCGGGTCGTCACCGGGATCCGCCCCGAGGACCGGCTCCCCTACCTGCCCTCCGGCTCGACGTTCTCCGGGCTCGATCAGTTCCGGCTCAACCTGTTCGTCGGTCGCTGGCAGCTCGTGCGCGGTCGGATCGGCGGCACCTGGCAGGAGACGCCCATCTTCGCGCGGGGCATCCCGGTCGAGCCGGCCACATCCTGGTCGAGCGACAGCAACCTCTCGATCTATCCCAGCCCCTCCCTCTCCATCGAGCTCAACTACCGCTACAGCGCGCTCTACCGCCGCAGCAGCGGCGAGCGCTATTCCACCGCGACCGTCCAGCGCCTGCGCGCACAGTACCAGCTCACCAAGGCGCTGTTCGTGCGCGGGATCGCCGAGCGGAGCCACGCGTCCGTGCGGGACGTACTGGACGCCAGCGGCCGCGGGCTCGAGTTCTGTGACGACGACGGCTGCGACGCGCTGACGGGAGGGACGGGGGACGGGCTCTACCTGGAGAGCCTCCTCTCCTACGAGCCTTCGCCGGGAACGGTCTTCTTCCTGGGGTACTCCCGATCCTACGATGACGAGGTCGTGCCTGGTGTGCGCGACCTCCGCCCGCGTGCCGACGGGATCTTCATGAAGATCTCCTATCGCTTCCGCTTCTGA
- a CDS encoding PqqD family protein, translating into MTVRPHPSVIFKAVSDGAVLLHTESEVYFGLNHVGARVWEMIPGAGTRRDDLVQRLAEAYPDVGVETLEQDVGELLGQLAENGLILVGDPDGAPSPTAA; encoded by the coding sequence ATGACCGTCCGTCCCCATCCTTCCGTGATCTTCAAGGCCGTCTCGGACGGAGCCGTGCTGCTCCACACCGAGAGCGAGGTCTATTTCGGCCTCAACCACGTCGGCGCGCGCGTCTGGGAGATGATCCCGGGTGCGGGCACCCGGCGGGACGACCTGGTGCAGCGTCTGGCGGAGGCCTATCCCGACGTGGGCGTCGAGACCCTGGAGCAGGACGTGGGCGAGCTCCTCGGCCAGCTCGCCGAGAACGGCCTGATCCTCGTGGGCGATCCGGATGGGGCACCCAGCCCGACTGCCGCGTAA
- a CDS encoding lasso peptide biosynthesis B2 protein, which yields MGHPARLPRKLFRFLRVSSRERRDLLAALGALLWARRAMRDRATGDLVALHEGQDATAPVDLPRARALARAVVRVAAYLPFDASCLIRSLAIQRLFAREGMPPGQIRIGVRIDEVEGFQAHAWVEVEGRVVGDVPQHVSTFTPVTDMTAIRF from the coding sequence ATGGGGCACCCAGCCCGACTGCCGCGTAAGCTCTTCCGGTTCCTGCGCGTCTCCTCCCGGGAGCGTCGCGACCTCCTGGCGGCGCTCGGAGCGCTGCTGTGGGCCCGGCGCGCCATGCGCGACCGCGCCACCGGCGACCTCGTGGCCTTGCACGAGGGACAGGACGCGACGGCACCGGTGGACCTCCCCCGCGCGCGGGCGCTCGCCCGGGCGGTGGTGCGGGTGGCGGCCTACCTGCCGTTCGATGCCAGCTGCCTCATCCGGTCCCTGGCCATCCAGCGCCTGTTCGCCCGTGAGGGCATGCCACCCGGGCAGATCCGGATCGGCGTCCGCATCGACGAGGTCGAGGGCTTCCAGGCCCACGCCTGGGTGGAGGTCGAAGGCCGCGTGGTGGGAGACGTGCCGCAGCACGTGTCCACGTTCACGCCGGTCACCGACATGACCGCGATCCGCTTTTGA